The window AGAGAAGAAGCAATAGCCCTGATGGGGGAAATCATGATTTGCACGCACGCGAGGAATCCTATGAGGAGGAATGGAGGAGTAAGTCTCTCCCTACTTTCTTGTATTTTAGGAATAATCATGGTAGATGCTTTGGCAAATTCAATGCCATTTCTTTGCTCCATCCTCCCAAATTCCCCTCATAGGCCTATCTGAACATAATTCCTTTGGTATCTGATTTTTCCGTTGCTGTCTTGCTAGCTCCAGCATCATATAATAGCTTGATTTGAAAGGAAGATGCCTGAACAGAAAGGAGTGTCCATAGAAGCTGGGAATTATTAGCACAGGTTAGATGGAGGCAATGTGAGTGGGGTGAAGAAGGAGAATGTAAACTGTGTTTTTGTGCGTATGTGACTGAATTGTGATGAGAGTCATCagttaaaaacagaagagtCTTGTGCTGTGTGATAATTTGGTAGTAAAtatgtcctgaaaaaaaaactgtttcaagAGCTTTCGGGTTTCATGGGTTTCATAGTTTTCATCAATATACTGTTCCTACTTTCTCGGtggtatttctcattttatacACATATGATGTTGCTTAAAAATTTGATGGATGTGCAAGAAGTGATTCAATAGTTGATCAGTTATTTCTGAGATTATTAGATTCCGTAGTTCACATATTACACTTTTGTAAAATTGTATTATCTTTGTTAGTGTGTTTGAAAGATTTGTAACAAAACCGtcagtttcttttaagtttgCTGTGATACATGCCAAAAAAACTCCTgtaaagaattttctttgcatAATACTAACTCTTCTGTTGTTTGCTGGGCATTATTGTAGTTTGCTCTGCAAGTTATTGAGGTGAAtgtttgtggtgggttgaccccaAGCCACCGGCACCCTCTGCCCCAGTCCTTATTGCTGCACATCACATTATATAGTATGGACTATCCTTTCGGCCAGTTTGGGTCAGcagtcccagctgtgtcccctcctgaTCTCTTGCCCACCCCAGCCTTCTTGCTGAGGAGGGCAAGAGTGGGGAAAAGAATAAGTTACGATgttgtgcaagcactgttcagcaataaccAAGACATTGATGTGCCATCCATGCTGTTTTAGCCACAAATCCCAAACACGGCACCATAGAGGCTTCTCTGAAGAAAGTAAACTCCATCTCAGCGCGACCCAGTGCAATGTTTTGGCTGTTGAAGTTAGATTTTGGTTCCTACTGATAGTTATTCAGAAACTGAggtatttctgaggaaaattttaaatgggaaaggAAGCTTAAGAGGCAGTTCTACTAAGTTTTGTAGGCCATGCTGATGCATTGAAGTATCAGAACCAGATTGTATTCACTTAATACAATTTGTTAATAGGGGAGGAACAAGCATCTGAGGAGGAGAACTGTTGTCCCAATGCGATATTAAAGGTGGATACTAATCATGCTGTCAACGTGGAAGAAGTTGAACTAGACTCGGAGGCCGAGCTTATGAAGAGTATGGGATTGCCTCTTCAGTTTGGTGGGCAGTCTGCCCACGGGGACTTTGTGGTAaatctttatttgctttatttgttttgtttactttgtGTTTCCAAATGTAAGGGCATGTCTACCCCTCAGTTATTTTGGGGACTGCAGTTCATGGAAATATATCCGAGCTGGCTTTAAGCTGCCAGCCTTGGGTACTCCTAgcaacacacacagaatcacagaatcacagaatcaatcaggttggaagagacctcagggatcatcgagtccaaccgttgcccttacatcaccctgtcaactagaccatggcactaagtgccatgtccagttttttcttaaacacagccagagatggtgactccaccacctccctgggcagcccattccaatgtctaataaccctttctgaaaagaaattcttcctgatgtccaacctgaacctcccctggcgaagcttgaggctgtgtcctcttgtcctatcgctagttgcccgggagaagaggccgacgcCCAcgtcactacaacctcccttcaggtagttgtagactgcactaaggtcacctcggagcctcctcttctccaggctaaacaaccccagctccctcagctgttcctcgtaggtcagaccctccagacccttcaccagcttggtcgccctcctctggactcgctccaacacttcaacatctttcttgaagtgcggcACCGTGGTCTGTGCAGTTCGTAAAGTCCACCTGCCAATTTGACTAAACAGGGTCAGGCTGTGCTTTATGCTTCCATATCTATATTGCTTTTGCTACTAGAGAGAGAGAGTTTAGAACAGCCGTGGTAACACTGATGTTCTGCATCAGGACAACTGGTACACTCCAATCTGAGCATATGTGTTCACACTGTCTACTTTAACCATTCAGCTTTAGATACTAATATAAAAAGCTAGTTTCTCAGATCCCCCTTGCCACTGGTAAAGCCAGGCTGTTCCAAAGGGCAAGAGAGAGGCTTGGGTGCTCTGCTTCCCATAGGGAGCATTTGGGCTTTAGAGGAAGACTAAAGTTCTtcacagatgagaaaaagaCAGTGGGATATCCACATTGTCCACTTTATGGAATACAGACCTCCCTGGCAGTGACAGAGTACTTTTGTGCAGAGCACTCTGTGGTGCTGACCTGattaatttgtaaataaataggAGAAACTTGTACATGATTTTAATTGATGGCACGTAAATAGACCTTACAGGCATCCAGCTTCAAGCCCAAAGTAGACAtgaaatttttgttcttttgtagTAATACTGCAAATAAGTTGAATGAGAAGATAACGTCTGTTTTTACTAGATTACTACTAAGCATTGTGCTTTGCACTGTCTGTACTAACATGACATTACGAGGGATGTGGGTGAAAGATTCATGACAGTTCTCTGAACCGAACTTCTTTATAGTCCATCAGATGCATTTGCCAATGCAGCAAATCTAGGGATTGCAGCTGATGAGACATTGTCAGTAATATCTGTCCGTTTGCAGTCTTTTGCCCATGTGAGTTATAGTCCCTCATCATCTCCACCTTTTTACCTGCCAAACTTAATTTGGcagtttatgaaaaaaattggaAGATTTATCTGATAGaacaactgttttttcttgGATGTTTTTATCTTGTTTGTATCTGTAAGCACAGGAAGCCTCACTGAAACAAGTGGAGTTGTATTTGATGACACCAACAAGTTACCTTAGTGGTTCCTTTCAGTAACAGGTTTCTGTCTTCTGTTCCACCAGAAAACTGTAGTAGGTTGAGTTTGTTCTAACAAGTGAAATGGATGCATTGCACAAATGAAAGGGCCACCCATTTGGAGAAGAGGCAGTTTGCTCGTGTTTCTGTTAGCCAACTTGGAGATCAGTTTGAGATGGGAGGAGCATTACACCCCTCTTTTGGGTCAGAGTCTTCAGGCATCCTTAGCCAGGCATACAGAGATTCAGCTGCAGGATTTACAGAACTTTTAAGCATAAAGTgatgcttttttgtttaaagcactCAAAGATAGCAAGGATTTAACAATGTTAGGCTGAGCATTGCATGTTCACTGTCCTAATAAGGCACTTGAAGAGCATTTGCTGGCCAGGCAGATACTAGGTGATGGTAAGGGTTGTCCTCCACAGCCCCCCAGAACAGGTCCTTGATGTTACTGAGATACTGTTGTACTGCTGAGCTCAACCCAGTGACCCCTCAATTCCTGACTAACCTCCCTTTAGGATTTTATAGCGTTTCATGTTGATGTCTTTCCTCTTGAATCTTGGAGCTACTAATGACTTCCCTCTCGGCAGTCACTTCTGTCTGCAGTTCTGCCTTTTCTTGTGCATTTTTCTGCAAACTTTTTCACAGATCTTTCTCACAATTTCCTCAGAAGTGTGAGCCAAGGTTATGCCAGCAGGGCCCTATCAGACCCATAACCGCACAACTTTTTGTGGGGAGAAAGCTAACAGCGGGATTGCAGTGAGAGGGAGGGTTACaacaaaaacagaaatgtgCTTGGAGAGAGGACAAGAAAAGACTGCATATACGTTGTGGACTTACAATTATGCTTTTCCGTTATATTTAGGCACCAGAAAATTATAGAAAGAGAAGTAACATGAagattatgaaaaagaaaaagaagaaaaaagagttaCAGCAAAAACGTAAGGACAAAATGGGACAGGAATGCCAGGATCGAGCTTGTGGTGGTCCTACCCAGTCCGTTTCTGGTGAGCTGGCCTTAGCTACAGAGCAACGTGAGCGCAGCAGCAAAGCTCAGGTTGTAAGTGAAGGCAACCGTGAAAGTTCAGAAAGTCTTGCAAATAAGACTTCACCCAgcaaacttaaagaaaaatgggagAAGTACTGGAGCGAGTATGGAGAGGGCCTTCTttggcagagctggctggagaAGCATCAAGAGGTCTCATCACGTGAGACCACAACAGCCTCGGAGCCTTGGAATATTCCAGACACCAGGGAAGAGTGGGAGCAGCATTATAGCGAACTGTATTGGTATTACTGGGAACAGTTTCAGTACTGGACAAGTCAAGGATGGACTACTGAGAGCTCACATGGTGACAACGTGGAAGCTGATGGGGTTACCCAGGAGACGGGTCTTTCAGGAAAAATTGACTTGATTAGTCCAGGGGCTGAACACAGTGAAGTGCTGAGCCTGGAGCTGTCTCCCTCTAACACCAGAAGTGAGGAAACACTCCCTTCAAGTGCTGACCCCCACAGTGAAATAATCTCTGGGATTTGTaatttaaatctgaatttgGAGGAAGCAGAGCGGAGCAGTGCAGCTCTAACAGTAGCCCAGCAAAGTCCTCAAGAGCGTAGTTCGTCTGACAGTGAAAGCCAGAAGGAGCCCTGTGATGGAGGAACCAGGAAAAGGAATGCAtcttgtgaaaataaaagtattaacCAGTCAGGTAATACAAAATCAGCTAAAACTGATTCCACTAGAATTTCGGTAGGTGGTTATATGTAAGAAACAAGGGCATGTCTGTATTATGCCAGTTTTAAAAAGTTGATCAAGTATTTTGTGGAATGACTGCGTACttgattcctttttcttccttctgcttctccgAGTGATTTCTCTCCTCTCTAACCTGTATATTGAATATGTTCTTCAGCTGGAAGTGATTTTAACAGAACAGGTACTTCATAAATCTTCAAATGTGCTACAGAAAGGGGTGAGAGAGCAGAGTTAgtgcatatttatttatttatcatagTATTGGTATTGCAGCTGTGTCATTCAGCTGATGTGTCGTCTCAGTGATTGtctaaaatgaatgaaaactcAGGTTGATGATCTCATGAATCTGACAAATTTTAAGAACAgcttttttgagggaaaaaaaaatagttctgtggttctggggttggggttttttttttgccttctgtctAAAAATGCCATACTtgaaattaatctctttttttgttttactgtgttACTGTGGACCAGACGTcttccagaggtcctttccagcaTTAAGTTATCAATTAGGCAGTGAGGTGCAGTCATCATTACAACTCCAAATTCATACGTTCACAGCTAGTGCTAACAAGTGAAAGTGCTAGATAATGCAGTAGTATGGTGAAAGCCAGTGGCTGTGCCTTACACCACTGGAAGAGCTTCTGTGAGGGAGGTACAAGACTGGGCTGGAGACTTTTTTGACAGCCAGTTCCACgtgcagagaaaggagagagccATCTCGTTTGCCTGCCAGTTCTTCCTGCCAGCTGTAAGCAGCAGGGTGACATCTTTCCTGACTGTTGTTTCTCCTGCTGAAGAGGAGGGATAAAGCACCCGAGTTAAGTGTCAGCAGCTTGGGACTTTAGTTTGGTGGGAAACCTCTGAGTCCGCTGCTAGCGACTTTctaagaaaggaagaagcagatgTGGTCCTGTCTTGATCCTATAGTAGAGTTGGAACAGGAGAGGTGGAAGGAAAATCTCCTTTCCAGCAAGAAATGAAAGGAGTGTTGGAATTTTCTCTTAGTAAATGTATGTGAATATCTTTGCATAGCtgatgaaatggaaacaaaatttatGAACAAGGAAGAAACTGTTTTGAATTTGTACCTGtaggtgttttatttttcttggagaGCTGAGATAATTTGAAGTTGGTCCTGCTGAAGATTATTAACTCTACAGTGTAACTAATACTGGAAGCTTGTGTTGTTATGTTGTCCCTCAAACAAAGATAGATATGTGTGTTTCGCACTTGTGCCTTATTTGTCAGATTCAGATATGTTACACAACCTAACTGTAGCTGCAGATGTACTTTGGGGACAGGAAcataaggaattaatttttgcagaaggaaaatatgaTCTCATCTATCTTTTTTAGGTTCACAGGGGTCGTGTAGCTCAAATTCAAATGACAAAGAACAGTTGCTTCTTTGTGACAGagatgaagatgaggatgaagagCCTCCTGAATACAGACATGCCAAAGTCAAAAGAAGGCAAGTCATGAAATTTAGACGAGCTTTTTTCTCAAGAAGCCCAGGTCCAGAAGCCTTCTGATTTACAGTTAACTATTTGTTTGATTGAGATTGTGAGTTCAACCTTTAGTACAAAACCACATAGTCTTCCATCACTGCTTATCACTTTGCCTGGCAACAAGCGGTagatatttcttctcttctgttgcTTTACGAAAACAATGTCTGGCCTCGATGACTGTGCAAGGTGATGGTACTCTTCTTGTGCCACTGAAGTATACAAGAGTGTTAAATTGGATAGGACAACTTTCTTAACTAGGTCTAATTAGTGTAGATGATACAAGAATAATAGTAAATAATTTGTGGTTTTTAACTGAATTCTATGTTGCCAGTAAAGTGCTCAGTGCTATGGCAATCATAAAATAGCTAATCTCTGCCTTGTcacagtctttttctttcttttctaaaaatttaTAGCCTCAAAGATGATGAGATGgcttgttttaataattttacaaaCTCAAAGGTGAAGGGGTGGATGGAATTATTATCTGCTAATGATGtagctttggttttgttctaaTATTTTGCTGTTGCCATAGCATTAATAATAGATAATAATATAGACAACATAATAGATGATGAAGGTAATTTGGAAATAGGGTGAACAAACACTGTCTTCATCAGTTCCATGTAGGGCttgatattaaatattttcagaggtCCTTTGGAATAGTTGGAATATTATAACCCCAACAGAAGAACATGTGTACCTagagttggggaaaaaaaaaatacgtgcTTGTGCATATGAATAGGCTGCTGTTATCTGCCTTGCTTGGTTTCAGCAGTGTGAGGAAGAACTTACTGAAGCCcacatttaaatgttttcaataCATGCATTTCTTAGTGGTATATCTGTAAAATAAGAGTGTTTTTTACAGTAAGTAACTTTgtcatctgcattttttcctagCCATGAACTGGATGTGGATGAGAACCCAGTGGAAGATCCTGAGGAAACCTGCTCTGTTTTGGGTTTCAAGTGTGGTGCAGGACAAAAGTAATTGCTTATGAGGAGATGAGAGTTTCTTCGTAGCAAGTCAGCTCTCTTGTCATTATTCAAATAGACCATTCATCTCCATTCCCATTTTGTTAAACTTTTGAAGATGATTTCCAAAGTTAGTCTCTGCTCTTAATAAAACTGTCATCCTTTGGttagagagagagggagatgcAAAGTTACAGAGACTAattaaagaacaagaaaattgctttgaaacagAAGTGTAAGTCGTAAGGTGCTTCCAGTTGTGTAAACATTAAATGGCTGGTCAGCTACTTAAATTAGGGATGTTTAAAGGCTCTGACAATGAATGGCCCTCTCAATTTGGAGTCGTATGAGCTTAGATCATGCTTTATAGCTGTTTTATATTGGAATGAGGTTGCTTTATACTAGTAAAATGTTGCTATACCAATGAAGTGTTGCCAGGGTATTGACCAATGAAATCTCTTTTTTGGTGGTATGACCTAAAGATATGGTGGCCAGTGGTGTATAAGTAACATCATAGGGCACAGGTGGATTGTAGCTTAGGTCTAGCGCTTCTGCAAGGTGCAAGTTTTTTagtacatatatgtatatgtttcAAAGAAGGGTGTGGTTTGTAGTTGACAGTCTCTGTTCTACTTTATAAAAACTATTTAAGTGAAttgcctgtatttctttttcttttttttttttgtaaatcgCATTTGCCAGGAGACAAAAGTAGCTCTTTTGGAAGTTCTTTAAAACACCAAAAAGATGTTATATTCTAGTAATCaagctattttttcatttcctattCTTCAGGCTCATCTGGGAAATTGTTTCCACCTAAAGTTCTACacctattagaaaaaaaaaatgtaaaaaatctAAAACCAATTCGGGTAaacactttcaaataaaaatatttgtaagtttTCGTGAAGGTACATTGTTTTGCAACTACATCCGctaacatgtattttaaaagtggaGCAAATGTCTCATAAAGAAATGGCTTAGTCTAAATCATCTTCTGTAGACATCAACATTCTTGTTAAAGCTTCCAGATTGGAAATTAACCAACTaagtccttttttcttttttttttctttttttttttttttttttttttaatttcaggtaTGGTGGAATTCCAGATTTTACCCACCGAAGTGTGCAGTACttggagaaaaaagcaaaaatcaagtACAAATTCTTGGATATGCGTAAACCAAGGAAGagcaaaaacacacacatcttCTTTACAGAGGAATCTGAAATgtctagcaaaaaaaataaaactttgaagAAGGTAGGTTTAATTGTTAGTGTTGCTGTAATTCGTAGATTTATCTGCTCACTTAGCTGTTGttgaattatgaaaaaaaaaaagtaggtggCATTTCTTAAGTGTCAGtccactgctctttttttttttttttttttt of the Nyctibius grandis isolate bNycGra1 chromosome 3, bNycGra1.pri, whole genome shotgun sequence genome contains:
- the TGS1 gene encoding trimethylguanosine synthase isoform X1, whose protein sequence is MVQDPGGRLVAELLLRAGAARSILCLCSRAFVEDRKLYKLGLKGFYVKDDNDSTGEEQASEEENCCPNAILKVDTNHAVNVEEVELDSEAELMKSMGLPLQFGGQSAHGDFVAPENYRKRSNMKIMKKKKKKKELQQKRKDKMGQECQDRACGGPTQSVSGELALATEQRERSSKAQVVSEGNRESSESLANKTSPSKLKEKWEKYWSEYGEGLLWQSWLEKHQEVSSRETTTASEPWNIPDTREEWEQHYSELYWYYWEQFQYWTSQGWTTESSHGDNVEADGVTQETGLSGKIDLISPGAEHSEVLSLELSPSNTRSEETLPSSADPHSEIISGICNLNLNLEEAERSSAALTVAQQSPQERSSSDSESQKEPCDGGTRKRNASCENKSINQSGSQGSCSSNSNDKEQLLLCDRDEDEDEEPPEYRHAKVKRSHELDVDENPVEDPEETCSVLGFKCGAGQKYGGIPDFTHRSVQYLEKKAKIKYKFLDMRKPRKSKNTHIFFTEESEMSSKKNKTLKKVEEFLKQVNKPGEEATSQTASPQGKEEASSASSDSEDQEGVAAPHTVALNAENQKPLSSSAAGCEPGRSNLEEEAQEAAASGSGQGAGRQERGCGRQLVSLDIPDYLQAETEDVSQVVDEKITAKKKEKKRRRRNKIALGAIPAEIAADPELAKYWAQRYRLFSRFDEGIKLDREGWFSVTPEKIAEHIAVRVSQSFNCDIIVDAFCGVGGNSIQFALTSKRVIAIDIDPEKLSLARNNAEVYGVADQIEFVCGDFMVLAADLQADVVFLSPPWGGPDYATAEIFNIQTMICPDGFEIFRLSKKITNNIVYFLPRNADIDQVASLAGPGGKVEIEQNFLNNKLKTITAYFGDLIRHDIS
- the TGS1 gene encoding trimethylguanosine synthase isoform X2, producing the protein MKSMGLPLQFGGQSAHGDFVAPENYRKRSNMKIMKKKKKKKELQQKRKDKMGQECQDRACGGPTQSVSGELALATEQRERSSKAQVVSEGNRESSESLANKTSPSKLKEKWEKYWSEYGEGLLWQSWLEKHQEVSSRETTTASEPWNIPDTREEWEQHYSELYWYYWEQFQYWTSQGWTTESSHGDNVEADGVTQETGLSGKIDLISPGAEHSEVLSLELSPSNTRSEETLPSSADPHSEIISGICNLNLNLEEAERSSAALTVAQQSPQERSSSDSESQKEPCDGGTRKRNASCENKSINQSGSQGSCSSNSNDKEQLLLCDRDEDEDEEPPEYRHAKVKRSHELDVDENPVEDPEETCSVLGFKCGAGQKYGGIPDFTHRSVQYLEKKAKIKYKFLDMRKPRKSKNTHIFFTEESEMSSKKNKTLKKVEEFLKQVNKPGEEATSQTASPQGKEEASSASSDSEDQEGVAAPHTVALNAENQKPLSSSAAGCEPGRSNLEEEAQEAAASGSGQGAGRQERGCGRQLVSLDIPDYLQAETEDVSQVVDEKITAKKKEKKRRRRNKIALGAIPAEIAADPELAKYWAQRYRLFSRFDEGIKLDREGWFSVTPEKIAEHIAVRVSQSFNCDIIVDAFCGVGGNSIQFALTSKRVIAIDIDPEKLSLARNNAEVYGVADQIEFVCGDFMVLAADLQADVVFLSPPWGGPDYATAEIFNIQTMICPDGFEIFRLSKKITNNIVYFLPRNADIDQVASLAGPGGKVEIEQNFLNNKLKTITAYFGDLIRHDIS